The sequence CCGACTTTCGAAGACATCCAGGAAAGACCTCTCCGCCGGCGCGCTATGCTGCCCGAACGGCACAACCCGCAAAATCGGCCAGGGATAGTCCTGGAACGGACCATCCCGGAGAGGCTGGGGGTCTTCAGTATGGGTCAACGCCGAGTTCCTCCAGCACCTCGTAGTGCTTCGCGCACCCTCGACACATTCCGCAAGCTTCATTGGCAACATGGCAAGAGTGAGCCCACGCGAGAACCTCCGCGGGGACGCCTGAAGCCTTGATAAGCTCCGCACCGCTTAGCTTGATTGCCGGTGCGGCGAGCGCTATCGAACCCTCCTGGCAAGCCAGGACAGCATTCATCGCCGCCAGGAATTCGGGTTTGCCGTCGGCATGCATTCCATCGGTACGAAGGGTTCCGATTAACAGAGCGTTCACGTTGAGCGCGACTGCTTTCATTGCGGCCAACGTGACTAACATCTGATTCCGGAACGGCCACCATTCTGAAACCGGCGCAAGCTCAGACGCTGCTTGACCGGCCATATCGCCACTGCCAAGTGCTCGAAGGTCAGCTTCGATGACATGATGTTCAATACCCAATGCTTC is a genomic window of Paraburkholderia bryophila containing:
- a CDS encoding 7-cyano-7-deazaguanine synthase, with protein sequence MRTALLLSGGMDSIAIAYWKKPEVAITVAYGQCAAQAEVRAAGAVCEALGIEHHVIEADLRALGSGDMAGQAASELAPVSEWWPFRNQMLVTLAAMKAVALNVNALLIGTLRTDGMHADGKPEFLAAMNAVLACQEGSIALAAPAIKLSGAELIKASGVPAEVLAWAHSCHVANEACGMCRGCAKHYEVLEELGVDPY